A genome region from Methylohalobius crimeensis 10Ki includes the following:
- a CDS encoding cation:proton antiporter: protein MTEEISTHTIWTLLLGLTVIASGLIEAGFTRLRIPALVGYLLLGLLLRFIDSRWGILDPPTRNAVQFLADIGVVALLFRVGLQSHPGALARKLPQAMKIWLGDVSGSALLGFVTSYYLLEFALIPSLIIATALTATSVGVSVAAWQSRYAIDSDNGRLLVDVAELDDISAVALMALLFVLIPTLHDAKTGVVSTLAATGASFAAKFVLFIAGCYLFSRYVEPWLTHFTAHREPKPQRMLTVIGVGFVIAALANWLGFSLAIGALFAGLVFSRDPKAIQTEKSFIDIYAFVTPFFFINIGLGVNPGQIVAGTGLGLILLLAAAAGKFIGAGTPALITSGATGAVLIGISMIPRAEITMIVIHQAQRLGNWALPQEIYAGIVFVSLSTCIIAPLILYRLLQRWPQTDQEKI from the coding sequence GTGACGGAGGAAATCAGCACGCACACGATTTGGACCTTGCTGCTCGGGCTGACGGTGATCGCCTCGGGGCTGATCGAGGCGGGTTTCACCCGCCTTAGAATTCCCGCATTGGTAGGCTATTTATTGCTGGGCCTGTTGTTAAGATTCATTGATAGCCGGTGGGGAATACTGGACCCACCCACCCGTAACGCCGTCCAATTCCTTGCCGATATCGGCGTCGTCGCTCTCTTGTTCCGAGTGGGGTTACAGAGCCATCCAGGAGCATTAGCGCGCAAATTACCCCAAGCCATGAAGATCTGGCTCGGTGACGTGAGCGGTTCCGCTCTGCTCGGATTTGTGACCAGCTATTATCTGCTCGAGTTTGCGCTCATTCCGTCCTTGATCATAGCGACCGCACTTACCGCTACCAGCGTCGGCGTTTCGGTGGCCGCCTGGCAGAGCCGTTACGCGATCGACTCCGACAACGGTCGGCTGTTGGTGGATGTGGCCGAGCTCGATGATATTTCGGCGGTGGCATTGATGGCCTTGTTGTTTGTCTTGATTCCGACGCTACACGATGCCAAAACCGGGGTCGTATCGACGTTGGCAGCGACCGGTGCCAGCTTCGCCGCCAAATTCGTCCTGTTCATCGCCGGCTGCTACTTGTTCTCGCGCTATGTGGAACCCTGGTTGACCCACTTCACTGCACACCGGGAGCCGAAGCCGCAACGCATGCTCACCGTGATCGGCGTAGGTTTCGTGATCGCCGCCTTGGCCAATTGGCTGGGATTTTCCCTGGCCATCGGCGCTCTGTTTGCGGGACTGGTCTTTAGCCGCGACCCGAAGGCCATCCAAACAGAAAAATCATTCATCGATATTTATGCTTTCGTCACCCCATTTTTTTTCATCAATATCGGCTTGGGGGTCAACCCCGGGCAAATTGTCGCAGGAACGGGACTGGGCTTAATATTGCTACTTGCGGCGGCGGCCGGGAAATTCATCGGGGCGGGAACACCCGCCTTGATCACCAGCGGCGCGACCGGTGCCGTCCTAATCGGCATCAGCATGATCCCGCGCGCGGAAATCACCATGATCGTCATCCATCAAGCCCAGCGGCTGGGAAATTGGGCCCTGCCGCAAGAAATCTACGCCGGCATAGTGTTCGTCAGCCTATCGACCTGTATTATTGCCCCCTTGATCCTGTATCGTCTTCTGCAACGCTGGCCTCAAACCGATCAGGAAAAGATCTGA
- a CDS encoding F0F1 ATP synthase subunit A, whose translation MTISPDNIVFWQWGLFSLNATIAYTWGVMALLTLISWLVTRRLSTGTRLSRWQNLLEVLVTGIRDHVRDISQQDPGKYLPFVGTLFLYIAMANLLNVVPGYMAPTGSLSTTTALAICVFVAVPIYGIFSEGLGTYLKQYVKPTWIMLPFNIIGEFSRTLALAVRLYGNIMSGTVIAAILLSIAPYFFPIVMQLLGLLTGMIQAYIFAVLAMVYIASATSAHRQAEQNDRQPETDGSS comes from the coding sequence ATGACCATCAGTCCCGACAATATCGTCTTCTGGCAATGGGGCTTGTTTTCCCTCAATGCCACCATCGCATACACCTGGGGGGTCATGGCCCTGCTGACCCTCATTTCATGGTTGGTGACGCGCCGCTTGTCCACGGGAACTCGGCTGTCGCGCTGGCAAAATCTGCTGGAGGTTCTGGTGACCGGTATCCGCGATCATGTTCGCGATATCAGTCAGCAGGATCCGGGCAAATACCTGCCATTCGTGGGGACCCTGTTTCTCTACATCGCCATGGCCAATTTGCTCAACGTCGTTCCCGGCTACATGGCGCCCACCGGCTCCCTGTCCACGACGACCGCCCTGGCCATTTGCGTATTCGTCGCCGTGCCCATTTACGGCATCTTCTCCGAAGGACTGGGGACTTACTTGAAACAATACGTCAAACCCACCTGGATCATGCTGCCTTTCAATATCATCGGCGAATTTTCGCGCACCCTGGCCCTGGCGGTGCGTCTCTACGGCAACATCATGAGTGGAACGGTGATCGCCGCCATCCTGCTCAGCATCGCCCCCTACTTTTTCCCCATCGTCATGCAGCTACTGGGGTTGCTGACCGGGATGATTCAAGCCTATATTTTCGCCGTTCTGGCCATGGTCTATATCGCATCCGCCACCTCGGCCCATCGGCAAGCCGAACAAAACGATCGGCAACCGGAAACGGACGGTTCAAGCTAA
- a CDS encoding F0F1 ATP synthase subunit B family protein, whose translation MDIDWITVSAQIVNFLILVWLLKHFLYQPIIRAMDRREQRITDQLIEARERERQADASAKRFEEKIRELEDEREQTLAKAKEEAEQQKKQMLDRIRQEVAETRADWQRQVLHEKKAFLDKLRHEGTKAIQAIARKALGDLANAELEKQIVLAFLERLNSLDEAARKALTETSEPAQIVSSFELDPDLRQRLTNALNATFDDDIEVRFARSGDLMCGIKLSRGGQQLGWNLDQYLDDLEGRIEALVKSHEPPNKGE comes from the coding sequence ATGGACATCGACTGGATCACGGTTTCGGCGCAAATCGTCAACTTCCTGATCCTGGTCTGGCTGTTGAAACACTTTTTGTACCAACCGATCATCCGCGCCATGGACCGCCGCGAACAGCGCATCACCGACCAATTGATCGAAGCCCGGGAACGGGAACGTCAAGCCGACGCATCGGCGAAGCGATTCGAGGAAAAAATCCGGGAATTGGAAGATGAACGGGAACAAACCTTAGCCAAGGCCAAGGAGGAAGCCGAACAACAAAAAAAACAGATGCTCGATCGAATCCGGCAAGAAGTGGCCGAAACCCGTGCCGATTGGCAGCGTCAGGTCCTGCATGAGAAAAAGGCGTTTTTGGACAAGCTGCGCCATGAAGGAACTAAAGCGATTCAAGCCATCGCACGCAAGGCATTGGGCGATCTCGCCAATGCCGAACTGGAAAAGCAAATCGTACTCGCCTTCCTGGAACGCCTCAATTCACTGGATGAAGCCGCGCGCAAGGCACTGACCGAAACTTCCGAGCCGGCGCAAATCGTCAGCTCCTTCGAGCTCGATCCCGACTTGCGCCAGCGGTTGACGAATGCGCTGAATGCCACCTTCGACGACGATATCGAGGTACGATTCGCACGGTCCGGCGATCTGATGTGCGGCATTAAACTCAGCCGCGGAGGCCAGCAGCTAGGCTGGAATCTCGACCAGTACTTGGATGATCTGGAAGGCCGTATCGAAGCACTGGTTAAGTCCCACGAACCCCCAAACAAGGGAGAGTGA
- a CDS encoding alternate F1F0 ATPase, F1 subunit alpha, translating to MLNELLDDTLTALYSATESAPPSLRLRETGVLLQVGGGIARVNGLPGITSEELVRFQGGLLGIAINLEPDEVGVMLLGDNENLTAGIEAYPTGREADAPVGEGLLGRVIDATGRVLDRGRPLPIEERWPIERPAPGIIERAPVTVPLETGIKTIDALIPIGRGQRELIVGDRQTGKTSVAMDTIINQRDKDVVCIYCAVGQRGTAVARVVDTLRKENAIQNTIVVVASDADPPGLRFITPYAATTMAEYFMEQGRDALIVYDDLTRHARAYRELSLLLQRPPGREAYPGDIFYIHSRLLERATHLRREHGGGSLTALPIIETQAQDISAYIPTNLISITDGQIYLSPTLFHKGLLPAIDVGKSVSRVGGKTQYPAFRSVAGDLRLSYSQFEELETFARFATRLDEDTRATIEHGRRVREILKQNEHHPLRASEQMAALKAVNAGLFDDLPLAQASDVEAAIQKRVLDRLPQLCERMESGQKLDDSQWQEVLNIASEVIDEIRSQPHG from the coding sequence TTGCTGAACGAACTGCTCGACGACACCCTGACCGCCTTGTACTCGGCGACCGAAAGCGCCCCGCCATCCTTGCGCCTCCGCGAGACCGGGGTTTTGCTCCAGGTGGGCGGCGGCATCGCCCGGGTGAACGGGCTCCCGGGAATCACCTCGGAAGAATTGGTACGGTTTCAAGGCGGCCTGCTCGGCATCGCCATCAACCTGGAACCGGATGAAGTCGGCGTCATGCTACTGGGCGACAATGAAAACCTGACCGCCGGCATCGAGGCCTATCCCACCGGCCGCGAAGCGGACGCGCCCGTCGGCGAAGGATTGCTCGGTCGCGTGATCGATGCCACCGGACGTGTCCTCGATCGCGGCCGGCCACTCCCCATCGAAGAAAGATGGCCGATCGAGCGCCCCGCCCCCGGCATCATCGAGCGCGCGCCGGTCACCGTGCCCCTGGAAACCGGGATCAAAACCATCGACGCCTTGATTCCCATCGGCCGCGGTCAGCGCGAACTGATCGTGGGGGACCGCCAGACCGGAAAAACCTCGGTGGCCATGGATACCATCATCAATCAGCGCGACAAGGACGTGGTGTGTATCTACTGCGCCGTGGGGCAGCGCGGGACCGCCGTGGCCCGAGTGGTGGACACCCTGCGCAAGGAGAACGCCATCCAAAACACCATCGTAGTGGTGGCGTCGGACGCAGACCCGCCGGGGCTTCGCTTCATCACTCCCTATGCCGCCACCACCATGGCCGAATATTTCATGGAACAAGGTCGCGATGCGCTCATCGTCTACGACGATCTCACCCGCCATGCGCGGGCCTACCGCGAACTGTCGCTGCTTTTGCAACGCCCGCCGGGCCGGGAAGCCTATCCGGGAGATATCTTCTATATCCATTCCCGCCTACTCGAGCGCGCCACCCATCTGCGCCGGGAGCACGGCGGCGGTTCGCTGACCGCGCTGCCCATCATCGAAACCCAGGCCCAGGACATCTCGGCGTATATCCCCACCAACCTGATTTCCATCACCGACGGGCAGATATACCTCTCGCCGACCCTGTTTCACAAGGGCTTGCTGCCCGCCATCGACGTGGGCAAGTCGGTGTCCCGGGTGGGAGGGAAAACCCAATACCCGGCTTTCCGGAGCGTGGCCGGAGATCTCAGGCTGTCCTACTCCCAATTCGAGGAACTGGAAACCTTCGCCCGCTTCGCCACTCGCTTGGACGAGGATACCCGGGCCACCATCGAGCACGGCCGCCGGGTTCGCGAGATTCTAAAGCAAAACGAGCACCATCCCTTGCGCGCCAGCGAACAGATGGCCGCGCTCAAAGCGGTCAACGCCGGCCTGTTCGACGACCTGCCGCTGGCGCAAGCGAGCGATGTCGAGGCGGCGATCCAGAAACGCGTGCTCGACCGATTGCCCCAGCTCTGCGAGCGCATGGAATCGGGCCAAAAACTGGATGATTCGCAGTGGCAAGAAGTCCTGAATATCGCCAGCGAAGTCATCGACGAAATCCGTAGCCAGCCCCATGGCTAA
- a CDS encoding IS110 family RNA-guided transposase, whose product MNAEQFVGIDVSKATLDGAVEPQGQVWQVAYDAKGIDQLVLQLQEIGPTLIVIEATGGLETQIASALAGKELPVAVVNPRQVRDFAKASGRLAKTDRVDAGVLAAFARAIRPQARPLKDADTRALDDLVDRRRQLIGIRVQEVLRLKGATTKPLQTSLKKHIAWLDKQIDQNDRDLTRRLRESDAWRAKDDLLKSIPGVGSVTIVTLLAKCPELGTLNRREIAALVGVAPMANDSGQYRGKRFIWGGRSEVRAVLYMATISAIRCNAVIRAFAERLKNAGKPPKVVIVACMRKLLTIMNAMLKNNTPWQSQNT is encoded by the coding sequence ATGAATGCAGAACAGTTTGTTGGTATTGACGTGTCGAAAGCGACGCTGGATGGGGCGGTCGAGCCTCAAGGTCAGGTATGGCAGGTGGCCTACGATGCCAAGGGGATCGATCAGCTGGTTTTGCAGTTGCAAGAGATCGGGCCGACCTTGATCGTCATCGAGGCCACCGGCGGTTTGGAAACCCAGATTGCGTCTGCCTTGGCGGGTAAGGAATTGCCGGTGGCGGTGGTCAATCCGCGCCAGGTGCGCGACTTTGCCAAGGCCAGTGGCCGGCTGGCCAAGACCGATCGGGTGGATGCCGGGGTGCTGGCGGCGTTTGCCCGGGCCATCCGTCCCCAGGCGCGTCCGCTCAAGGATGCGGACACCCGCGCGTTGGACGATCTGGTGGACCGGCGGCGGCAGTTGATCGGCATCCGGGTTCAAGAGGTCCTCCGATTGAAGGGAGCCACGACGAAACCGCTGCAAACCAGTCTGAAAAAGCATATCGCCTGGCTGGACAAGCAGATTGACCAGAACGACCGGGACCTGACCCGGCGGTTGCGCGAGTCGGACGCCTGGCGGGCCAAGGACGATCTGCTCAAGAGCATTCCCGGCGTCGGTTCGGTGACCATTGTCACGTTGCTGGCAAAATGCCCGGAGCTGGGCACCCTCAACCGGCGCGAGATTGCCGCGCTGGTCGGCGTGGCGCCGATGGCCAACGACAGTGGCCAGTATCGCGGCAAGCGCTTCATCTGGGGTGGTCGCTCCGAGGTTCGCGCCGTGCTATACATGGCCACGATCTCGGCGATACGCTGTAATGCGGTCATCCGCGCCTTTGCAGAACGCCTCAAAAACGCCGGCAAACCGCCCAAGGTCGTCATCGTCGCCTGCATGAGGAAGTTGCTCACCATCATGAATGCCATGTTGAAAAATAATACCCCTTGGCAGTCACAAAACACTTGA
- a CDS encoding F0F1 ATP synthase subunit gamma, translating into MKQTVSSNLMESLEQLHKQLDSLDELRTIVKTMKALSAASIRQYEQAVGALAGYYRTVERGLFVVLKDRPYPPAFSSRRAGEPHRLAAIVFGSDHGLCGRFNEEIASYAVQRMASAPAKARNRLVLAAGGRVAASLEAEGETIEEDFLVPGSASQITATVQQILLKIDEWREQAGVDYVYLFYNRHAGGGGYHPTGVALLPLNLRRFHHLREETWPARSLPIFTMDRDRLLSRLLHQYLFVSVFRACAESQASEHASRLAAMQSAQRNLDDRLEEVTIRFRRARQNTITAELLDVVSGFKAITAERK; encoded by the coding sequence TTGAAACAGACTGTAAGTAGCAATCTGATGGAATCTCTGGAACAACTTCACAAGCAATTGGACAGCCTCGACGAGCTGCGCACCATCGTCAAGACCATGAAGGCCTTATCGGCGGCAAGCATCCGTCAGTACGAGCAAGCGGTGGGCGCCCTTGCCGGCTACTACCGAACCGTGGAGCGGGGATTGTTCGTGGTGTTGAAAGATAGGCCATATCCTCCCGCCTTTTCTTCCCGCCGCGCCGGCGAACCCCACCGTCTCGCCGCCATCGTGTTCGGCTCCGATCATGGTTTGTGCGGGCGCTTCAATGAGGAAATCGCAAGCTACGCCGTGCAGCGAATGGCCTCTGCCCCCGCAAAAGCGAGGAACCGCCTGGTACTGGCCGCGGGCGGACGGGTCGCGGCCAGCTTGGAAGCCGAGGGGGAAACCATCGAAGAAGATTTCTTGGTTCCCGGTTCGGCTTCCCAGATCACCGCAACGGTGCAACAAATTCTCCTCAAGATCGATGAATGGCGCGAACAAGCCGGGGTGGATTACGTCTACCTGTTCTACAACCGCCACGCCGGCGGCGGCGGTTATCATCCCACCGGGGTCGCTTTGCTGCCTCTGAATCTCCGCCGCTTCCACCATCTTCGGGAAGAAACCTGGCCCGCACGCAGTCTGCCTATTTTCACCATGGACCGCGACCGGCTGCTCAGCCGCCTGCTCCATCAGTATCTGTTCGTTTCCGTCTTCCGCGCCTGCGCCGAATCTCAAGCCAGCGAACACGCCAGCCGGCTGGCGGCCATGCAATCGGCACAACGCAACCTGGACGATCGGTTGGAGGAAGTCACCATACGCTTCCGCCGCGCCCGTCAAAACACGATCACCGCCGAACTGCTCGACGTGGTCTCGGGCTTCAAGGCGATCACGGCAGAGCGGAAATAA